A stretch of the Luteimonas sp. JM171 genome encodes the following:
- a CDS encoding D-alanyl-D-alanine carboxypeptidase family protein: MKFSPSRFVAAAAAALSVATIGLALAQSPQPAPAPAPAPEVATPPPPSITGTAWILMDYETGQVLAGENIDERVEPASITKVMTSYVIASELEAGRISEDDQVMMTENAWRKGGAGTGGSFSGFEVNQTAPLLDMEIGMAVQSGNDAAIALAEHVAGTEEAFASLMNAHAQRLGMTSSHFVNSHGLSEENHYSTARDLAVLGRSIIRDFPDIYAHNKIREFTVGPITQRNRNLLLWRDDAVDGIKTGHHSGAGYCLMASAQRGDQRLISVVMGSTSEAQRANDSMALLNWGFRFFETHRLYDAGEELATQRIWKGRDNELSLGLAEPLLVSTARGKYEQLQPSMDLPATLVAPVEEGQVMGTVRVMLDGEVVAERPLVALQAVERAGFFKRLWHEFLMWWQSE, translated from the coding sequence ATGAAGTTTTCCCCGTCCCGTTTCGTCGCGGCCGCCGCGGCGGCCCTGTCCGTGGCCACCATCGGCCTTGCCCTCGCCCAGTCGCCCCAGCCCGCGCCCGCGCCGGCTCCGGCTCCGGAAGTGGCCACGCCGCCGCCGCCATCCATCACCGGCACCGCCTGGATCCTCATGGACTACGAGACCGGTCAGGTGCTGGCGGGCGAGAACATCGACGAGCGGGTGGAGCCGGCCAGCATCACCAAGGTGATGACCAGCTACGTGATCGCCTCCGAGCTGGAAGCGGGCCGCATCAGCGAGGACGACCAGGTGATGATGACCGAGAACGCCTGGCGCAAGGGCGGCGCCGGCACCGGCGGCAGCTTCAGCGGCTTCGAGGTCAACCAGACCGCGCCGTTGCTGGACATGGAGATCGGCATGGCGGTGCAGTCGGGCAACGATGCGGCGATCGCCCTGGCCGAGCACGTGGCCGGCACCGAGGAGGCGTTTGCATCGCTGATGAACGCCCACGCCCAGCGCCTGGGGATGACCAGCAGCCATTTCGTCAATTCCCACGGGCTGAGCGAGGAAAACCACTATTCCACCGCGCGCGACCTGGCGGTGCTGGGGCGTTCGATCATCCGCGACTTCCCCGACATCTACGCCCACAACAAGATCCGCGAGTTCACCGTCGGCCCCATCACCCAGCGCAACCGCAACCTGCTGCTGTGGCGCGACGACGCCGTGGACGGCATCAAGACCGGGCATCACTCCGGCGCGGGCTACTGCCTGATGGCGTCCGCCCAGCGCGGCGACCAGCGCCTGATCTCGGTGGTGATGGGCTCGACCAGCGAAGCCCAGCGGGCCAACGATTCGATGGCGCTGCTCAACTGGGGCTTCCGCTTCTTCGAGACCCACCGCCTGTACGACGCGGGCGAGGAGCTGGCCACCCAGCGCATCTGGAAGGGCCGTGACAACGAGCTGAGCCTTGGCCTGGCCGAGCCCTTGCTGGTGAGCACCGCGCGCGGCAAGTACGAGCAGCTGCAGCCTTCGATGGACCTGCCTGCAACGCTGGTGGCGCCGGTCGAGGAGGGGCAGGTCATGGGCACGGTGCGGGTGATGCTTGACGGCGAAGTGGTGGCCGAGCGGCCGCTGGTGGCGCTTCAGGCAGTGGAGCGCGCCGGCTTCTTCAAGCGCCTGTGGCATGAGTTCCTGATGTGGTGGCAGTCGGAGTGA
- a CDS encoding alpha/beta hydrolase encodes MSSPAAREREARVGLGPEGRATYRWRLTNARHGDPVRLVLPPNQVLPVIFVPGIMGSNLMDLEGNPVWRLDTTFGVPLGLARRMAFNGPASRQRLMHPSRTRVDLRGGVPRSPTGSVERREQYREQRFWGEIAEGSYHDFLLWLEQRLNSGEYNPAKWQDFFYPVMSAAPAPGEPPKEPRLVEGVPMRMRGFDPSAFVERTANGHPHASESVTTDDLLKRARFRMPVYACGYNWLACNTDAAERLRARIEHVVAENNRNGSRCEQVVLVTHSMGGLVARCCARLPGMSERIAGVVHGVMPAVGAAVAYRRCKVGMRDESFVAGLVIGSNGREVTAVFAQAPGALQLLPTAGYRPGWLRIQAADGGSRDESQPLEDPYEDIYLRRDRWWGLVREEWLSPRGGRPISWDAFAMNVRIARGFHQQISGEYHPMTYVYYGADEEQPSFETVRWEIRPGLRPDSGTPPAASGIHRMGFDQVRDDGTNPLRVGGRLEVLPGYGHIAGPTIYQSSYWDLVALGQDGGGDGTVPTSSGEAPLRQAKDPGRIRQQFRMAGFEHEPSFRDPQVQLATLFSLQKIAAQANISP; translated from the coding sequence ATGAGTTCGCCTGCGGCGCGGGAACGGGAGGCCCGGGTCGGCCTCGGGCCGGAGGGGCGCGCTACCTACCGGTGGAGGCTGACCAATGCCCGCCATGGTGATCCGGTGCGACTTGTGCTGCCGCCGAACCAGGTCCTGCCGGTGATCTTCGTTCCCGGCATCATGGGTTCCAATCTTATGGACTTGGAAGGCAACCCGGTCTGGCGCCTGGACACGACGTTCGGCGTACCGCTTGGGCTGGCGCGACGTATGGCGTTCAACGGGCCAGCCTCCCGCCAGCGGCTCATGCACCCCTCAAGGACGCGGGTGGATCTGCGAGGTGGCGTCCCACGGTCGCCAACCGGCTCGGTGGAGCGGAGGGAGCAGTACCGCGAACAGAGATTCTGGGGCGAAATTGCGGAGGGCAGCTATCACGACTTCCTGCTCTGGCTGGAGCAACGCCTCAACTCCGGGGAATACAACCCCGCGAAATGGCAAGACTTCTTCTACCCGGTAATGTCTGCTGCACCCGCGCCCGGCGAGCCGCCAAAAGAACCCCGCTTGGTGGAGGGCGTTCCAATGCGGATGCGCGGATTCGATCCATCCGCTTTCGTCGAGCGCACCGCCAACGGCCATCCGCACGCCAGCGAGTCGGTGACGACCGATGATCTTCTCAAGCGCGCCAGGTTCCGCATGCCCGTGTATGCCTGCGGATACAACTGGCTGGCGTGCAATACGGATGCTGCAGAGCGGCTGCGGGCGCGGATCGAGCATGTGGTGGCGGAGAACAACCGCAATGGGAGCAGGTGTGAGCAGGTGGTGCTGGTTACGCACTCGATGGGCGGGCTGGTGGCGCGGTGCTGCGCAAGGCTTCCAGGAATGTCCGAGCGCATCGCCGGTGTCGTGCACGGGGTGATGCCAGCAGTGGGGGCGGCGGTGGCCTATCGCCGCTGCAAGGTGGGCATGCGGGATGAGAGTTTCGTGGCCGGTCTGGTGATCGGCAGCAACGGCCGCGAGGTGACCGCGGTGTTCGCGCAGGCGCCGGGTGCATTACAACTGCTGCCCACTGCCGGTTACCGGCCAGGCTGGCTCCGGATCCAGGCTGCGGACGGTGGCAGTCGCGACGAGTCGCAACCGCTGGAGGACCCTTACGAGGACATCTACCTGCGCCGGGACCGCTGGTGGGGACTGGTTCGGGAGGAGTGGCTCAGCCCCCGTGGGGGGCGGCCCATCTCCTGGGATGCTTTCGCGATGAATGTCAGGATCGCCCGCGGATTCCACCAGCAGATTTCGGGCGAGTACCACCCGATGACCTATGTGTACTACGGGGCCGATGAGGAGCAGCCGAGCTTTGAGACGGTCCGATGGGAGATCCGGCCGGGCCTGCGCCCGGACTCAGGCACTCCGCCGGCCGCCAGCGGGATCCACCGGATGGGCTTCGACCAGGTGCGCGACGACGGCACCAATCCGCTGCGAGTCGGAGGACGGCTGGAAGTATTGCCGGGGTACGGCCACATTGCCGGGCCCACCATCTACCAGAGCAGCTACTGGGATCTGGTGGCCCTGGGACAGGATGGAGGCGGGGACGGCACGGTGCCAACCAGCTCAGGTGAGGCACCGCTGCGCCAGGCGAAGGACCCCGGCAGAATCAGGCAGCAGTTCCGCATGGCCGGGTTCGAGCACGAACCCTCGTTTCGCGACCCGCAGGTCCAGCTGGCAACCCTGTTCAGCCTGCAAAAGATCGCCGCGCAGGCCAACATCAGCCCATGA
- a CDS encoding T6SS immunity protein Tli4 family protein: MNVLIRFCATVVAALVGAGCGSNQEDFQTVPPHLIESMKTHCAGRFLIDLPASFRLTHSGTVGVGDATFYFGHGTDFSTVDVSVVADRITLGIFEAGVAQRMEELTRATNHATDGPMLVGSETWGDTGTRLLRYASSVISDAKVHELHLLVGEAHVAMSTTAFQESQARDADARLQAMATRVAPVGDPQNAPPGTCLGPVVVDAGSDYEELELAFRATDAVHADIRFRISLNTLPQADDEPSLIARGESNLTGLGVKWKTLNKGERQLAGMRGEQWLGAFEDRGASQHGFYAETDLRTAAPGQPRLMLEMFTGGERESGEPVAASLSDGQAASLWTSILDSLRFRR; encoded by the coding sequence ATGAACGTGCTCATCCGATTCTGCGCCACGGTTGTTGCCGCGCTGGTCGGCGCTGGATGCGGGTCAAACCAGGAGGATTTCCAAACCGTGCCCCCACACCTGATCGAGAGCATGAAGACGCATTGCGCGGGACGGTTCCTCATCGACCTCCCGGCGAGTTTCCGACTCACCCATTCCGGAACTGTGGGCGTCGGAGACGCGACGTTCTATTTTGGTCACGGCACCGATTTCAGCACGGTTGACGTCAGCGTCGTGGCCGATAGGATCACGCTGGGAATCTTCGAAGCCGGCGTTGCGCAGCGGATGGAAGAGCTCACCCGCGCAACCAACCATGCCACCGATGGCCCCATGCTCGTTGGCAGTGAAACCTGGGGCGACACCGGGACCCGCCTGCTCCGTTATGCGAGCAGCGTGATCAGCGATGCGAAGGTGCATGAGCTGCATTTGCTTGTTGGCGAAGCGCACGTGGCGATGAGCACCACGGCCTTCCAGGAATCGCAGGCCCGCGATGCCGATGCCAGACTGCAGGCAATGGCCACTCGGGTGGCCCCCGTCGGGGATCCGCAAAACGCCCCTCCCGGCACGTGCCTGGGACCGGTGGTTGTGGATGCAGGAAGCGATTACGAGGAGCTGGAGCTGGCGTTCCGGGCCACGGACGCGGTACATGCCGACATCCGGTTCCGGATCAGCCTCAACACCCTCCCCCAGGCTGACGATGAGCCTTCCCTGATCGCGAGGGGCGAGTCGAACCTGACGGGGCTTGGAGTCAAGTGGAAGACATTGAACAAGGGCGAGCGGCAGTTGGCTGGAATGCGCGGAGAGCAGTGGCTTGGCGCATTCGAAGACAGGGGCGCATCGCAGCACGGATTCTACGCGGAGACGGACCTGCGCACGGCCGCGCCGGGCCAGCCCAGGCTCATGCTGGAGATGTTCACGGGCGGTGAGCGCGAGAGCGGTGAACCGGTGGCGGCGTCATTGAGCGATGGGCAGGCAGCTTCACTTTGGACGTCGATTTTGGATTCGTTGCGGTTCCGACGGTAA
- a CDS encoding T6SS immunity protein Tli4 family protein: MLKTASRTLLPVALAVGLLVSPGCPSGQVSGIESTDRLRTQCVGRHQISLPERFELEYAASSATFYFGHGADFETVEFQIAAEGMEADEFIGVVGTRAAEISAETNEKTGGPMLVAHEELEGDAVLLRYHRSDISDRSHVHEVHRLVDGVHVFLKAPSYKGVTAPVEARLKELAARVASVAQAAGSGFCIGPVMLDAGNDYEAATIRYRHAGARNRDVSVQVELGTFRRDDAEPSLVRRLEGNFRGLGFKPRPLRKGAARLAGMPAEEWLASEQLEDRQEHLFVIESYPAAPGLATPTIQVTLGTGGTLPPRGLPGLPPYRSPAGGAAWMGEPVTSSLTDAQALALWDAMIQSMAPR; encoded by the coding sequence ATGCTGAAAACCGCTAGCCGCACGCTGTTGCCGGTTGCTTTGGCAGTGGGGCTGCTGGTCAGCCCTGGATGCCCAAGCGGTCAGGTGTCCGGAATCGAATCGACCGATCGGCTGCGGACCCAATGCGTGGGCCGCCATCAGATCAGCCTGCCGGAACGGTTCGAGCTTGAGTACGCCGCGTCATCGGCCACGTTCTACTTTGGCCACGGAGCGGACTTCGAGACGGTGGAGTTCCAGATTGCGGCCGAAGGCATGGAAGCCGATGAATTCATCGGCGTGGTCGGCACCCGCGCGGCCGAAATTTCAGCCGAAACCAACGAGAAGACCGGGGGGCCAATGCTGGTGGCCCACGAGGAGCTGGAAGGCGACGCCGTCCTGCTGCGCTACCACCGCAGCGACATCTCCGACCGTTCCCATGTCCACGAGGTCCACCGGCTCGTCGATGGCGTCCATGTGTTCCTCAAGGCCCCGTCGTACAAGGGCGTGACCGCGCCGGTGGAGGCCAGGCTCAAGGAGCTGGCGGCCCGGGTCGCCAGCGTTGCGCAGGCTGCAGGCTCCGGCTTCTGCATCGGCCCGGTGATGCTCGATGCGGGCAATGATTACGAAGCGGCGACGATCCGCTATCGTCACGCGGGAGCCCGCAATCGCGACGTTTCTGTGCAGGTGGAGCTGGGGACCTTCAGGCGTGACGACGCCGAGCCGAGTCTGGTGCGGCGGTTGGAAGGCAATTTCAGGGGGCTGGGATTCAAGCCCCGGCCCCTGAGGAAAGGGGCGGCGCGGCTTGCCGGGATGCCTGCGGAGGAGTGGCTGGCGAGTGAGCAGCTCGAAGACCGCCAGGAGCACCTCTTCGTCATCGAGTCGTATCCAGCCGCACCCGGGCTCGCCACGCCGACGATCCAGGTGACGCTGGGCACCGGCGGTACGCTGCCGCCGCGCGGGCTCCCGGGTCTTCCGCCTTACCGGAGCCCTGCGGGGGGAGCGGCGTGGATGGGGGAGCCAGTGACCTCGTCCCTGACGGACGCGCAGGCACTGGCGCTGTGGGATGCGATGATCCAGTCGATGGCGCCCCGCTGA
- a CDS encoding type VI secretion system Vgr family protein, protein MQGASGAATQLAALVGIDDATRLYRLELEGAPAPLLVERWRGRERLSDGCEWMVDVLSTDAGLPIGDWLGTPATLQTRLADGGMAARSGLVREAACLGANGGLARYRLELVPWTWLLGQGRHSRVFQDRSVVEIVESVFAGYAPLAAWRLSDEVGPFLSQARPRSYCVQYRESDAAFVQRLLAEEGLGWRLEEDSEAAAGHRLVLFADSASQPEDPASSADGGVRYHRSDATEARDAVQGIGRRRWIGAGRLALLGTDYRTMQSVGVQLPLQHAGLDAALEHYDPVGAYPWAGTPEAERHARLMAQAAEAGREQWLGHGTARTFRAGTWFRLLQAPSAPGAEGGDPQLLLTCVQHVGINNLPVDLRKAIDSGLGPAPGWEAPAGLAEDAELQARAAAVGYANAFEAIDRARPWRPVLADATGARLNPRPTAPGYQTAIVVGPEGSPRPSGNRELHADALGRVRVRFHFQQGHAEGDRDSCWLRVAQRYAGPGVGSQFLPRIGQEVLVAFLEGDIDRPVVVGALYNGRGEAGVPVTRGGEVEEGDLAAYAHARDHAPSAQANLAGGNAPPWHGMGAGDQVHRNAGALWGIKSREWGGQGHSRLVFDDSDGQLRLQLATTHAASALNLGHLVHQADNFRGTFRGEGFELRTDAWGTVRAEAGLWLSAYGKAGETPAGDAVGASALLDQLAALGETFSKAAATHQTVRLAGHEGAHAAQASRLASECAPLGALLASAKTTVPGDGYASARGEAAERSPKPGQGRIPHTGDALLGLAAPAGIGLVAGQGLAWSAGETLTLASGQCSNLAVAGNLRIHGGQAIGVLSAAAEGQAEDTALSLVSGEGELDLQAQDSDIRVRSREQLRLVSANAEVDLAAGKAVHLATSGGASLTIEDGDIVIACPGEIAVHAGKKSFSGPTQLSREMNSWPKAKFNERFQAVLPIGEPAAHHEYLITRADGARIRGITDATGSIELQQGVGVEELSIEFLGEVPRGGAR, encoded by the coding sequence ATGCAGGGAGCATCAGGTGCGGCCACGCAGTTGGCCGCGCTCGTGGGGATCGATGACGCCACCCGCCTGTACCGGCTGGAGCTGGAGGGCGCACCAGCCCCGCTGCTGGTGGAGCGCTGGCGCGGCCGGGAACGGCTCTCAGACGGCTGTGAGTGGATGGTGGATGTGTTGTCCACCGACGCGGGGCTGCCCATTGGCGATTGGCTGGGGACACCGGCCACCCTGCAGACCCGCCTCGCCGATGGCGGGATGGCCGCGCGCAGCGGGCTGGTGCGGGAGGCCGCGTGCCTGGGCGCCAACGGCGGCCTGGCGCGTTACCGGCTGGAGCTGGTGCCGTGGACCTGGCTGCTGGGGCAGGGCCGCCACAGCCGGGTGTTCCAGGATCGCAGCGTGGTGGAGATCGTGGAGTCGGTGTTTGCCGGCTACGCGCCGCTGGCGGCCTGGCGGCTGTCCGATGAGGTTGGGCCGTTCCTGTCCCAGGCGCGCCCGCGCAGCTACTGCGTACAGTACCGCGAGAGCGACGCCGCGTTCGTGCAGCGCCTGCTGGCCGAGGAAGGCCTGGGGTGGCGGCTGGAGGAGGACAGCGAGGCCGCCGCGGGGCACCGCCTGGTGCTGTTCGCCGACAGCGCCTCGCAGCCGGAAGACCCGGCGTCCTCCGCCGACGGCGGCGTGCGCTACCACCGCAGCGATGCCACCGAGGCGCGCGATGCCGTGCAGGGCATCGGCCGGCGCCGGTGGATCGGCGCCGGTCGCCTGGCCCTGCTGGGGACCGACTACAGGACCATGCAGTCGGTTGGCGTGCAGCTGCCGCTGCAGCATGCCGGGCTGGACGCGGCGCTGGAGCATTACGATCCCGTGGGCGCGTACCCGTGGGCGGGCACGCCGGAAGCCGAGCGCCATGCCCGCCTCATGGCGCAGGCGGCCGAAGCCGGCCGCGAGCAGTGGCTCGGCCACGGCACTGCGCGCACGTTCCGGGCTGGAACCTGGTTCCGACTCCTGCAGGCGCCGTCGGCGCCGGGCGCCGAGGGCGGTGATCCGCAGCTGTTGCTGACCTGCGTGCAGCACGTGGGCATCAACAACCTGCCGGTGGACCTGCGCAAGGCCATCGATTCCGGGCTCGGGCCGGCCCCCGGCTGGGAGGCGCCGGCCGGCCTGGCGGAGGACGCGGAACTGCAGGCGCGGGCCGCCGCGGTGGGCTATGCCAACGCGTTCGAGGCCATCGACCGCGCGCGCCCCTGGCGACCGGTGCTGGCCGATGCCACCGGTGCGCGCCTCAACCCGCGGCCCACGGCGCCGGGTTACCAGACGGCCATCGTGGTGGGGCCGGAAGGTTCGCCGCGCCCCTCCGGCAACCGCGAGCTGCACGCCGACGCCCTGGGGCGGGTACGGGTGCGCTTCCATTTCCAGCAGGGACACGCGGAGGGCGATCGCGACAGTTGCTGGCTGCGGGTGGCGCAACGTTACGCAGGCCCGGGCGTGGGCAGCCAGTTCCTGCCGCGGATCGGCCAGGAGGTGCTGGTGGCCTTCCTCGAAGGCGACATTGATCGCCCGGTGGTGGTGGGCGCCCTGTACAACGGACGTGGGGAAGCGGGCGTGCCGGTCACCCGGGGAGGTGAGGTGGAGGAGGGCGACCTGGCCGCCTATGCACACGCGCGCGACCATGCGCCCAGCGCCCAGGCCAACCTCGCCGGCGGCAACGCGCCGCCGTGGCACGGCATGGGTGCGGGCGACCAGGTCCACCGCAACGCCGGCGCGCTGTGGGGCATCAAGTCCCGGGAATGGGGCGGGCAGGGCCACAGCCGCCTGGTGTTCGACGACAGCGACGGGCAGCTGCGGCTGCAGCTGGCCACCACCCACGCGGCGAGTGCACTGAACCTGGGGCACCTGGTGCACCAGGCCGACAACTTCCGCGGCACCTTCCGGGGCGAAGGGTTTGAGCTTCGCACCGATGCCTGGGGGACGGTGCGGGCCGAAGCAGGCCTGTGGCTGAGCGCCTATGGAAAGGCAGGCGAAACCCCGGCCGGCGACGCGGTCGGCGCCAGCGCGTTGCTGGACCAGCTCGCAGCCCTGGGTGAAACGTTTTCGAAGGCCGCAGCCACCCACCAGACCGTCCGGCTCGCAGGCCATGAAGGCGCGCATGCCGCGCAAGCCTCACGCCTGGCCAGCGAATGCGCGCCGCTCGGGGCCCTGTTGGCCAGCGCGAAGACGACCGTGCCCGGTGACGGCTACGCCAGCGCACGGGGCGAAGCTGCGGAACGCAGTCCAAAACCTGGGCAAGGACGCATCCCGCATACGGGGGACGCCCTGCTCGGCCTGGCGGCGCCTGCGGGGATCGGCCTGGTGGCCGGGCAGGGCCTGGCCTGGAGCGCGGGCGAAACCCTCACGCTTGCCAGCGGCCAATGCAGCAACCTGGCGGTGGCCGGCAACCTGCGGATCCATGGCGGCCAAGCGATCGGGGTGCTGTCCGCGGCCGCGGAAGGACAGGCGGAAGACACCGCGCTCAGCCTGGTCAGCGGCGAGGGGGAACTCGACCTCCAGGCCCAGGACAGCGACATCCGGGTGCGCAGCCGCGAACAGCTCAGGCTCGTCAGCGCCAATGCCGAAGTCGACCTGGCCGCCGGCAAGGCCGTGCACCTGGCCACCAGCGGTGGGGCCAGCCTCACCATCGAGGACGGCGACATCGTCATCGCCTGCCCGGGGGAAATCGCCGTGCATGCGGGCAAGAAGAGCTTCAGCGGGCCGACCCAGCTCAGCCGGGAAATGAATTCCTGGCCGAAGGCGAAGTTCAACGAAAGGTTTCAGGCCGTCCTTCCCATTGGCGAGCCGGCTGCGCATCATGAATATCTCATCACCCGTGCCGACGGCGCCAGGATCCGGGGGATCACCGACGCGACGGGAAGCATTGAACTGCAGCAGGGGGTGGGCGTGGAAGAACTTTCGATCGAATTCCTTGGAGAAGTGCCTCGCGGAGGAGCGCGATGA
- a CDS encoding septal ring lytic transglycosylase RlpA family protein: MRLFAAAAIALVLAACSGAPRKSEPPVAGAPPQGQAQERERPRKSPYPPAQEDPSKRGDYVAGGLYAPHIRDSAPDYIPDVDAIPEPEVVDEPRSRYGNRSPYTVLGKRYTVLDDTQGFVEEGLASYYGNKFHGRRTSNMEVYDMYAFTAAHKHLPLPSFARVTNLDNGRSVVVRVNDRGPFHEGRVVDLSWAAAVKLDMHRQGTARVEVRALSPGEPARHDWDAVARQEPREAAAEAAAQPSAIDTLIEALPVASAAAGERPAPASAMPPPPAAAAVPAPEEAVPELAEGVDPRYAHERRFNMMQGGRVMTADDFDAWLEERQIDLRALGVAKAAEANRPAAGDVQPAPAPQVAAAPAQPAGPAIPASAAAPPAADAVTLQVAAFGARDNAERALAMLQGAGIAGARLVDGFSAGRSVWRVQVGPVASAMVPELSARFAGLGFGQPQVVRD; encoded by the coding sequence ATGAGGCTCTTCGCGGCCGCCGCGATCGCGCTGGTGCTCGCCGCCTGCAGCGGCGCGCCCAGGAAGTCCGAGCCGCCGGTTGCGGGCGCTCCCCCGCAGGGCCAGGCGCAGGAACGCGAGCGGCCGCGCAAATCCCCATACCCGCCCGCGCAGGAGGATCCCTCCAAGCGCGGCGACTACGTGGCCGGCGGCCTCTATGCCCCGCACATCCGCGACAGCGCGCCGGACTACATCCCCGACGTCGATGCGATCCCTGAGCCCGAGGTGGTGGACGAGCCGCGCTCGCGCTACGGCAACCGGTCGCCCTACACGGTGCTGGGCAAGCGCTACACCGTGCTCGACGACACGCAGGGCTTCGTCGAGGAGGGATTGGCGTCGTACTACGGCAACAAGTTCCACGGCCGCCGCACCTCCAACATGGAGGTGTACGACATGTACGCCTTCACCGCGGCCCACAAGCACCTGCCCCTGCCCAGCTTCGCCCGGGTCACCAACCTCGACAACGGGCGCTCGGTGGTGGTGCGGGTCAACGACCGCGGGCCATTCCACGAGGGGCGCGTGGTTGACCTGAGCTGGGCCGCTGCGGTCAAGCTGGACATGCATCGCCAGGGCACGGCGCGGGTGGAAGTGCGTGCGCTCAGCCCCGGCGAGCCGGCCCGGCACGACTGGGACGCGGTGGCGCGGCAGGAGCCGCGCGAAGCCGCCGCGGAGGCCGCTGCGCAGCCCAGCGCGATTGACACCCTGATCGAGGCACTGCCCGTGGCCAGCGCCGCGGCGGGGGAGCGCCCGGCGCCCGCCAGCGCCATGCCTCCTCCGCCTGCCGCGGCCGCCGTGCCCGCACCCGAAGAAGCCGTCCCCGAGCTCGCCGAAGGCGTGGACCCGCGCTACGCGCACGAGCGCCGCTTCAACATGATGCAGGGCGGCCGGGTGATGACTGCGGACGATTTCGATGCCTGGCTGGAAGAGCGCCAGATCGACCTGCGCGCGCTCGGGGTCGCCAAGGCCGCCGAGGCCAACCGGCCGGCCGCTGGAGACGTGCAGCCGGCGCCGGCACCACAGGTTGCGGCTGCCCCTGCGCAGCCAGCCGGGCCGGCCATTCCGGCTTCCGCCGCCGCCCCGCCCGCCGCCGATGCGGTCACCCTCCAGGTCGCCGCATTCGGCGCCCGCGACAACGCCGAGCGCGCGCTGGCGATGCTGCAGGGCGCAGGCATCGCCGGGGCCCGCCTGGTCGACGGGTTTTCGGCCGGCCGCAGCGTCTGGCGCGTGCAGGTGGGACCGGTGGCGTCGGCCATGGTCCCGGAACTCAGCGCCCGGTTCGCGGGTCTTGGTTTTGGCCAGCCGCAGGTGGTTCGCGATTAA
- the mltB gene encoding lytic murein transglycosylase B, giving the protein MNPRAFFPLAPCLIAFALAACATEAPTPLHEPVAEAETPLPEPIEEPAGPAPLAPVPPPPEQRPEAPPEVADPAIPRPQRIANFVDYAVRTHGVDADRVREVLAQAQVRQSILDAMSRPAERTRTWAEYRPIFLNDARIRGGREFYARHRAALDRIAAESGVPAEYIVAIIGVETSYGGFTGNHRILDALYTLAFDHAPRAPFFAAELAHLFALEKDEPSLDILALRGSYAGAMGLGQFMPSSYRLWAKDGDGDGHRNLIDNLDDVFASIANYFVVFGWERGGPVVARATRDPGAEDFKPETLDPVHRLEELAARGYRPQAGEPEAEGATLLTLEGPAGPEYWLGYRNFFVITRYNRSPMYALAVHQLAQEIRAGSGTGGQ; this is encoded by the coding sequence ATGAATCCGCGCGCCTTTTTCCCCCTGGCCCCGTGCCTGATCGCCTTCGCCCTCGCCGCCTGCGCGACCGAGGCCCCCACGCCCCTTCACGAGCCCGTGGCCGAAGCGGAAACGCCGCTCCCCGAGCCCATCGAGGAGCCGGCCGGACCCGCACCGCTGGCGCCGGTGCCGCCGCCGCCGGAGCAACGCCCGGAGGCGCCGCCGGAGGTTGCCGATCCGGCGATCCCGCGCCCGCAGCGGATTGCCAACTTTGTCGATTACGCGGTGCGCACCCATGGCGTGGACGCGGACCGCGTGCGCGAGGTGCTGGCCCAGGCGCAGGTGCGCCAGAGCATCCTCGATGCGATGTCCCGCCCGGCCGAGCGCACCCGCACCTGGGCCGAATACCGGCCGATCTTCCTCAACGACGCGCGCATCCGCGGTGGCCGCGAGTTCTATGCCCGCCACCGTGCGGCGCTGGATCGCATCGCCGCCGAAAGCGGCGTGCCGGCCGAGTACATCGTTGCCATCATCGGCGTGGAGACCAGTTACGGCGGGTTCACCGGCAACCACCGCATCCTCGATGCGCTGTACACCCTGGCCTTCGACCATGCCCCGCGGGCGCCGTTCTTCGCTGCCGAACTGGCGCACCTGTTCGCACTGGAAAAGGACGAACCCAGCCTGGACATCCTGGCGCTGCGGGGCAGCTATGCCGGCGCTATGGGGCTGGGCCAGTTCATGCCGTCCAGCTACCGGCTGTGGGCCAAGGACGGTGACGGCGACGGCCACCGCAACCTGATCGACAACCTGGACGACGTCTTCGCCTCGATCGCCAACTACTTCGTGGTGTTCGGCTGGGAGCGTGGGGGGCCGGTGGTGGCCCGCGCCACGCGCGATCCCGGCGCGGAGGATTTCAAGCCCGAGACGCTGGACCCCGTGCACCGGCTGGAGGAACTGGCCGCGCGCGGCTACCGGCCCCAGGCCGGGGAGCCCGAGGCCGAGGGCGCCACGCTGCTGACCCTCGAGGGCCCCGCCGGCCCCGAGTACTGGCTGGGCTACCGCAATTTCTTCGTCATCACCCGCTACAACCGGTCGCCGATGTACGCGCTGGCAGTGCACCAGCTGGCGCAGGAGATCCGCGCGGGAAGCGGCACCGGCGGCCAATGA